From a region of the Pseudomonadaceae bacterium SI-3 genome:
- a CDS encoding zinc-binding alcohol dehydrogenase family protein, whose product MKAIAHFKCLPVENPDALVEIDLPEPVPGPRDLLVEVKAVSVNPVDTKVRQGYVPHTDETQPRILGWDAAGVVKSVGSDVTLFKPGDKVWYAGSLIRPGSNSELQLVDERIVGSMPQSLEFAQAAALPLTSLTAWELLFDRLGVARDTTDRGETLLIIGAAGGVGSIMTQLARQLTGLTVIGTASRPETQAWVTELGAHYVIDHTKPLSEELKRIGLPQVSYVASLTQTDRHYEQIIESLKPQGRLGLIDDPATLDVVPLKRKSLSLHWELMYTRSLYETEDMQEQHNILNEVARQIDAGVLRTTVGENYGRISAENLRRAHALLESGKAKGKIVLEGF is encoded by the coding sequence ATGAAAGCGATTGCACACTTCAAATGCCTGCCTGTTGAGAACCCTGACGCCCTCGTGGAGATCGATCTACCCGAGCCAGTGCCGGGGCCGCGCGACCTGCTGGTAGAAGTCAAGGCCGTATCGGTCAACCCGGTCGATACCAAAGTCCGCCAGGGCTACGTGCCGCATACAGACGAAACACAGCCGCGCATCCTCGGTTGGGACGCTGCCGGCGTGGTCAAGTCGGTCGGTTCCGACGTAACGCTGTTCAAGCCCGGTGACAAGGTGTGGTACGCCGGGTCGCTGATCCGCCCGGGCAGCAACAGTGAGTTGCAGCTGGTAGACGAGCGCATTGTCGGATCGATGCCACAGTCGCTGGAGTTCGCCCAGGCCGCGGCGCTTCCCCTGACGTCTCTGACCGCTTGGGAATTGCTATTTGATCGCCTCGGCGTAGCGCGCGACACCACCGACCGTGGCGAAACGCTGCTGATCATTGGCGCTGCAGGCGGGGTGGGTTCAATCATGACTCAGCTGGCGCGTCAGTTGACCGGCCTGACCGTCATTGGTACGGCTTCGCGCCCTGAAACCCAGGCCTGGGTCACCGAACTCGGCGCCCATTACGTGATCGATCACACCAAACCACTGAGCGAAGAGCTCAAGCGCATCGGCCTTCCGCAGGTCAGCTACGTCGCAAGCCTGACGCAGACCGATCGGCATTACGAGCAGATCATCGAGTCACTGAAGCCACAGGGCAGGTTGGGCCTGATCGATGACCCGGCCACGCTGGACGTCGTACCGCTCAAACGCAAGAGCCTGTCGCTGCACTGGGAGCTGATGTACACGCGCTCGCTGTACGAGACCGAGGACATGCAGGAGCAGCACAACATCCTCAATGAAGTGGCCCGCCAGATCGATGCGGGTGTGTTGCGCACCACCGTTGGCGAAAACTACGGGCGTATCAGCGCCGAAAACCTACGTCGCGCCCATGCCTTGCTGGAGAGCGGCAAGGCAAAGGGCAAGATCGTTCTGGAGGGCTTCTGA
- a CDS encoding ArsR family transcriptional regulator yields MYASFMRPYKHPPVTEIVLERLLYALSDPVRLEIVRRLAELGEASCGELDGGRPKSTMSHHFRVLRDAGLVQTQTIGTTHMNSLRRDDLNNRFPGLLETILSQRG; encoded by the coding sequence GTGTATGCTTCGTTCATGCGCCCCTACAAACACCCTCCCGTCACTGAAATCGTCCTCGAGCGTCTGCTATACGCCTTGAGCGATCCTGTGCGCCTGGAGATCGTCCGACGCCTTGCCGAACTGGGCGAAGCCAGCTGTGGCGAATTGGACGGTGGCCGACCAAAGTCCACCATGTCCCATCACTTCAGGGTGCTGCGAGATGCCGGGTTGGTCCAAACCCAAACCATCGGCACGACCCATATGAACTCGTTGCGCAGGGATGATTTGAACAATCGATTTCCTGGTTTGCTCGAGACGATCTTATCTCAGCGCGGCTAA
- a CDS encoding chromate transporter: MNETTLPPVEQDLPRAEPVSLFQAFLFWLKLGFISFGGPAGQISIMHQELVERRRWISERRFLHALNYCMLLPGPEAQQLATYIGWLMHRTWGGVIAGVLFVLPSLFILIALSWVYIAFGDVPVVAGLFYGIKPAVTAIVVQAAHRIGSRALKNNWLWAIAAASFVAIFALNLPFPLIVLVAAVIGYFGGRFVPEKFSIGGGHGAAKQSYGPALIDDETPTPEHARFRWPRLLLLAAIGATLWALPMGLLTALFGWEGTLTQMGWFFTKAALLTFGGAYAVLPYVYQGAVGHYGWLTPTQMIDGLALGETTPGPLIMVVAFVGFVGGYVQQVFGVDQAFLAGVVAASLVTWFTFLPSFLFILAGGPLVESTHNELKFTAPLTAITAAVVGVILNLALFFGYHVLWPQGFEGAFDWPSALIALAAAVALFHFKRGVIQVLMACALAGLVVHLLQN; encoded by the coding sequence ATGAATGAAACCACACTGCCGCCTGTAGAGCAGGATCTGCCACGTGCCGAGCCTGTCAGTTTGTTCCAGGCTTTTCTGTTCTGGCTCAAGCTCGGTTTCATCAGTTTCGGCGGCCCAGCCGGACAGATCTCGATCATGCACCAGGAGCTGGTGGAGCGTCGGCGCTGGATCTCTGAGCGGCGTTTTCTGCATGCGCTGAACTACTGCATGCTGCTGCCCGGCCCGGAGGCCCAGCAACTGGCCACCTATATCGGCTGGCTGATGCACCGCACCTGGGGTGGTGTGATTGCCGGGGTGCTGTTTGTGCTGCCCTCGCTGTTTATCCTGATCGCGCTGTCGTGGGTCTATATCGCTTTCGGTGATGTGCCGGTGGTGGCCGGACTGTTCTATGGGATCAAGCCCGCCGTGACCGCCATCGTGGTGCAGGCCGCTCATCGCATCGGCTCCCGTGCCCTGAAGAACAACTGGCTGTGGGCGATAGCTGCCGCCTCGTTTGTGGCGATATTCGCCCTCAACCTGCCGTTCCCGCTGATCGTGCTGGTGGCCGCAGTGATCGGTTATTTCGGTGGGCGTTTCGTCCCAGAGAAGTTCAGCATCGGCGGTGGTCATGGCGCGGCCAAGCAGTCTTACGGCCCAGCGCTGATTGATGATGAAACCCCGACACCGGAACATGCGCGCTTCCGCTGGCCACGACTGCTCTTGCTGGCAGCGATAGGTGCAACGCTGTGGGCGTTGCCCATGGGGCTGTTGACCGCTCTATTCGGCTGGGAAGGCACGCTGACGCAGATGGGCTGGTTCTTCACCAAGGCCGCACTGCTGACCTTCGGCGGTGCCTATGCGGTACTACCCTATGTCTACCAGGGTGCAGTCGGCCACTACGGCTGGCTGACCCCGACACAGATGATCGACGGTCTGGCTCTGGGTGAAACTACGCCAGGGCCACTGATCATGGTGGTGGCCTTCGTCGGTTTTGTCGGTGGCTACGTGCAGCAGGTATTCGGTGTCGATCAGGCCTTCTTGGCCGGTGTCGTGGCCGCCAGCCTGGTCACCTGGTTCACCTTCCTGCCGTCCTTCCTGTTCATTCTTGCGGGCGGCCCGCTGGTGGAATCGACCCACAACGAACTGAAGTTCACCGCGCCGCTGACGGCCATCACCGCCGCCGTGGTCGGGGTAATCCTCAATCTGGCGCTGTTCTTTGGTTATCACGTGCTCTGGCCGCAAGGCTTCGAGGGGGCTTTCGACTGGCCTTCGGCGCTAATTGCCCTGGCGGCAGCGGTAGCCTTGTTTCACTTTAAACGCGGTGTCATCCAAGTGCTGATGGCCTGTGCTTTGGCCGGACTGGTGGTACACCTGCTGCAAAACTGA
- a CDS encoding integrase yields the protein MNITATCTRRPWNKGKLVGQKTPLRLRDIWAIRVRLQLAERTRDLALFDLAIDSKLRACDLTKLRVCDVAHGEHVSSRAMVMQQKTKRPVQFEITEQTRSALAAWIHQAQLRSQDCLFPSRLHTSDHLSTRQYARIVKGWVQAIGLDPAMYGTHTMRRTKASLIYRRTKNLRAVQLLLGHTKLESTVRYLGIEVDDALEMAEQTEV from the coding sequence ATGAACATCACTGCTACCTGCACCCGCCGGCCCTGGAACAAAGGAAAGTTGGTCGGACAGAAAACCCCGCTCCGGCTGAGAGATATCTGGGCCATCCGAGTAAGGCTTCAGCTTGCAGAACGAACCCGGGATCTGGCTCTGTTCGATCTGGCCATCGACAGCAAGCTTCGAGCCTGCGACTTAACTAAGCTCCGTGTATGCGACGTTGCTCATGGCGAGCATGTGTCATCACGAGCAATGGTTATGCAGCAGAAAACGAAGCGACCAGTGCAGTTCGAAATTACTGAGCAAACACGGTCTGCTCTCGCGGCCTGGATACACCAAGCCCAGCTCCGTAGCCAGGACTGCCTTTTCCCGAGCAGGCTGCACACCTCAGACCATCTATCCACTCGTCAATACGCTCGTATCGTCAAAGGCTGGGTGCAAGCCATTGGCCTTGATCCGGCCATGTATGGCACTCACACAATGAGACGTACAAAGGCATCACTGATCTATCGCAGGACAAAGAACTTGCGGGCCGTTCAACTTCTGCTTGGCCATACGAAGCTGGAGAGCACCGTTCGATATCTTGGGATTGAGGTCGACGACGCCTTGGAAATGGCAGAGCAGACCGAGGTTTGA
- a CDS encoding conjugal transfer protein TraX: protein MVWVSLQKRDTNLDLIKWLAMLTMLLDHLRYIWPDNGWLFIVGRLAFPMFCLGIAANVARSQTGELYSDNNVRYMCWMTAFAVISELPYRLLSNDSSTLNVMPSLLLGLLITWGAHHRGRDGLILALAGVTVAVLMQERLMYGVFGALLPAALLLAIQRPGLVWLLPAALCVLANSRNRWLAEWELQPYTLLIVITAFVAPLLGLWLLRRLRQFRVWPVKRWGYWFYPGHLAVLHMIRSLG from the coding sequence GTGGTTTGGGTGAGCCTGCAGAAGCGCGACACCAACCTGGATCTGATCAAGTGGCTGGCGATGCTGACCATGCTGCTGGATCACCTGCGCTACATCTGGCCTGACAACGGATGGTTGTTCATCGTTGGGCGCTTAGCCTTTCCAATGTTCTGCCTGGGGATCGCCGCCAATGTCGCGCGCTCGCAAACAGGTGAGCTGTATTCCGATAACAACGTTCGCTACATGTGCTGGATGACTGCGTTTGCAGTGATCTCGGAGTTGCCCTATCGCCTGCTTTCTAACGACAGCAGCACGCTCAACGTTATGCCTTCGCTGCTGTTGGGCCTGCTTATCACCTGGGGAGCACATCACCGTGGTCGCGACGGTTTGATCCTGGCTCTGGCCGGCGTGACTGTCGCGGTGCTGATGCAAGAGCGCCTGATGTACGGCGTTTTCGGCGCACTGCTGCCGGCAGCGTTGCTGCTGGCCATTCAGCGCCCAGGGCTTGTGTGGCTATTGCCTGCCGCACTGTGCGTACTGGCCAATAGTCGCAACCGCTGGCTCGCCGAGTGGGAATTGCAGCCCTATACCTTGCTGATCGTGATCACTGCGTTTGTCGCACCCTTGCTTGGGTTGTGGCTGCTGCGCCGACTGCGCCAGTTCAGGGTCTGGCCGGTCAAGCGCTGGGGTTATTGGTTCTACCCCGGGCATCTGGCCGTACTACACATGATCCGCTCGCTCGGCTAG
- a CDS encoding alcohol dehydrogenase: MSRVIRFHRTGGPEVLQIDEIDVPAPGANEVQINVRALGINRAEVMYRTGQYVIEPTFPAMLGYEAAGTVSAVGPGVVGFAVGDAVSVVPAFSFDEYGLYGELVNAPAHAVVKHPEVLSFTEAAATWMKFVTAYGALIELGGLQAGETVLIRAASSSVGLAAIQIANMVGAVPVALTRTSDKREALLQAGAAAVIATQEQDMVAEVMTVTHGKGARMAFDPVGGPEVALVLKALANHGIFFQYGALDTRDIPVSVMDLLGKHLTLRGYQLFEITQNREKLERAKHFINEGLASGQLRPVIDRTFSFDEMAEAHRYMESNAQVGKIVVTL; this comes from the coding sequence ATGTCTCGCGTCATACGCTTTCATCGCACCGGTGGACCGGAGGTTCTCCAGATCGACGAGATCGACGTGCCGGCTCCCGGCGCGAACGAGGTTCAAATCAACGTCAGGGCGCTCGGCATCAACCGGGCTGAAGTGATGTACCGCACAGGCCAGTACGTCATCGAACCGACGTTTCCCGCCATGCTGGGCTATGAAGCGGCTGGGACCGTATCTGCAGTGGGTCCCGGTGTGGTCGGCTTCGCTGTTGGCGATGCGGTCAGCGTAGTGCCCGCGTTCTCCTTTGACGAATACGGCTTGTACGGTGAATTGGTCAACGCGCCGGCTCACGCGGTGGTCAAACACCCGGAAGTGCTCTCTTTCACGGAGGCAGCAGCGACCTGGATGAAGTTTGTCACCGCCTATGGCGCATTGATCGAGCTTGGTGGGCTGCAGGCCGGCGAGACGGTGCTAATCCGTGCGGCGTCCAGCAGCGTGGGGCTTGCCGCTATCCAGATTGCGAACATGGTGGGCGCCGTTCCTGTGGCGCTGACCCGCACCAGCGACAAGCGCGAAGCCTTGCTTCAAGCGGGGGCGGCGGCAGTCATCGCGACCCAGGAGCAGGACATGGTGGCTGAGGTCATGACGGTGACTCATGGCAAAGGCGCTCGCATGGCCTTCGATCCCGTTGGCGGACCCGAAGTGGCCTTGGTGCTCAAGGCGCTAGCGAACCACGGCATCTTCTTCCAGTACGGCGCTTTGGACACTCGGGATATCCCTGTGTCGGTCATGGACCTGCTCGGCAAGCATCTGACGCTGCGCGGTTATCAGCTGTTCGAGATCACCCAGAATCGAGAAAAACTCGAACGGGCCAAGCACTTCATCAATGAAGGGCTCGCCTCTGGACAGCTGCGTCCGGTGATCGACCGTACATTCAGCTTCGACGAGATGGCCGAGGCTCACCGGTACATGGAATCGAATGCCCAGGTGGGCAAGATTGTTGTAACGCTGTAA
- a CDS encoding transposase (programmed frameshift) translates to MFMTNSNDKSGELLGRERRRRWSPEQKLTMVRESLEPGQSVSLVARRNGINANQLFLWRKLYQDGSLSAVSAGEAVVPASELSDALKQIRELQRMLGKKTMEAEILKEAVEIARSRKLDCALTLVAGGRPVKLVSECLGVARSQLTVRIKQSASPKVRRSRPVNDADLVVEIQQQVSELPSYGYRRVWGLLRRARETQSLPAINVKRVYRVMRDHNLLLERRIKQPGVPRRHEGRIAVEASDTRWCSDGFEFRCKDGAKLSVTFALDCCDREAIGWVASPTGYSGDDIRDLMLESVEKRFGDQLPATPVQWLSDNGSAYTAEQTRLFARQIGLQPVTTPVRSPQSNGMAESFVKTIKRDYVAHMPKPDRETALRNLAIAFEHYNEQHPHSALKYRSPREFRRLAAASI, encoded by the exons ATGTTTATGACTAATAGCAACGATAAGAGTGGGGAGCTTTTGGGTCGGGAGCGGCGGCGCCGCTGGAGCCCTGAGCAAAAGCTGACCATGGTTCGAGAGAGCCTTGAGCCCGGGCAGAGCGTTTCGTTGGTGGCTCGGCGTAACGGCATCAATGCCAACCAACTATTCCTGTGGCGCAAGCTTTACCAAGACGGCAGTTTGTCGGCGGTCAGTGCTGGCGAAGCCGTGGTACCTGCCTCCGAGCTGAGCGATGCGCTCAAGCAGATCCGTGAACTGCAACGGATGCTGGGCAAGAAAACGATGGAAGCAGAAATCCTCAAAGAGGCCGTGGAGATCGCCCGGTCGCGAAAAT TGGATTGCGCACTCACCCTTGTTGCCGGGGGACGACCAGTGAAGCTGGTCAGCGAATGTCTCGGTGTGGCGCGCTCGCAATTAACGGTTCGAATCAAGCAATCGGCATCCCCCAAAGTACGGCGGAGCAGGCCTGTGAACGATGCTGATCTGGTAGTTGAAATCCAGCAACAGGTCAGCGAACTTCCCAGCTACGGCTACCGCCGCGTCTGGGGATTGCTGCGTCGCGCCCGTGAAACCCAGTCGCTACCGGCGATCAATGTGAAGCGGGTTTACCGGGTCATGCGTGATCACAACTTGCTGCTTGAGCGCCGCATCAAACAGCCCGGTGTGCCGCGTCGGCACGAAGGCCGTATTGCGGTGGAAGCCAGCGATACGCGTTGGTGCTCGGACGGCTTTGAGTTCCGTTGCAAGGACGGCGCCAAACTGAGCGTGACCTTCGCCCTGGATTGCTGTGATCGCGAAGCCATCGGCTGGGTCGCGAGCCCGACCGGGTACAGCGGCGATGATATCCGCGATTTGATGCTGGAAAGCGTGGAGAAGCGCTTTGGTGATCAACTGCCCGCCACGCCGGTGCAATGGCTAAGCGACAACGGCTCGGCGTACACCGCCGAACAGACACGCCTGTTTGCTCGACAGATCGGCTTGCAGCCGGTGACCACCCCAGTTCGCAGCCCGCAAAGCAACGGCATGGCTGAGAGCTTCGTGAAGACGATCAAGCGTGACTACGTGGCGCACATGCCCAAACCGGATCGAGAAACGGCGCTGCGCAACCTGGCAATTGCCTTCGAGCATTACAACGAGCAGCATCCGCACAGCGCTTTGAAATACCGCTCGCCGAGGGAGTTCAGGCGCTTGGCAGCAGCATCAATTTAA
- a CDS encoding LysR family transcriptional regulator gives MLNRMEMVRIFCTAAEAGSFRQAATRLGISPQGVTRAIQALETELGESLFHRNTRQVSITAFGQDYAKDARSALDHFDTLFRSHRTEPELSGRVGITAPHAIGRRFLIPFLQPLAAAHPDLQFDLRLEDQMTDAVEAHIDIGIRVGVIRDRRYVARALAPVPFYVVACPSLIGQKTPPESLDALAKLPLSVLIDRKNGRPWPWLFADGQTFTPRQPALICDDPDTELEATLAGMCFGQIPAYLAEPHLRSGKLVAVLADLAPAPWDLFIYRPQQGPVSKRVRLVYDHLKQAFSNPKLFPQGLGT, from the coding sequence ATGCTTAACCGCATGGAGATGGTTAGGATTTTTTGCACAGCAGCAGAGGCAGGTAGCTTCCGCCAAGCGGCAACTCGATTAGGCATCTCCCCACAAGGGGTGACTCGAGCCATTCAAGCCCTGGAAACTGAGCTTGGCGAATCACTGTTCCACCGCAATACCCGCCAGGTGAGCATCACTGCTTTCGGTCAGGATTACGCCAAAGATGCCAGGTCAGCTCTGGATCATTTCGATACGCTATTCCGGTCGCACAGGACGGAGCCTGAGCTGTCAGGTAGGGTGGGGATTACGGCTCCACATGCTATTGGCAGGCGCTTCCTGATACCGTTTCTTCAGCCCCTGGCCGCTGCACATCCTGACCTGCAATTCGATCTCCGCTTGGAAGATCAGATGACTGATGCTGTTGAGGCGCATATCGATATTGGTATCAGGGTGGGGGTTATTCGCGACCGGCGCTACGTTGCACGTGCCTTAGCTCCCGTGCCGTTTTACGTTGTCGCGTGCCCGTCTCTCATAGGCCAAAAGACACCACCTGAATCTTTGGATGCCTTAGCTAAGCTGCCACTTTCAGTCCTGATCGACCGGAAAAATGGCCGCCCTTGGCCTTGGCTATTTGCCGACGGGCAAACGTTCACGCCCAGGCAGCCAGCGCTTATCTGTGATGATCCAGATACGGAATTGGAAGCCACCCTGGCAGGCATGTGTTTTGGCCAAATTCCTGCCTATCTGGCTGAGCCTCATCTGCGGTCAGGAAAGCTGGTTGCTGTTTTGGCTGATCTCGCTCCAGCGCCATGGGATCTGTTCATATACCGCCCGCAGCAGGGTCCTGTATCGAAGCGGGTGCGATTGGTGTACGACCACCTTAAGCAGGCTTTCTCAAACCCCAAGCTATTTCCCCAAGGCCTGGGGACATAG
- a CDS encoding SDR family NAD(P)-dependent oxidoreductase encodes MSNNISGKVVVITGASSGLGEVTARHLAALGARVVLAARRKDKLDALVAELTNAGGQAIAYQTDVTSQEEVKTLIQGAVDTYGRIDVLVNNAGLMAIAPLSDARTDEWDRMIDINIKGLLYGVAAALPVFQKQNSGHFINIASVAGLKVFSPGGTVYSGTKFAVRAISEGLRHEVGGSIRTTTIEPGAVDSELKFGSTHQQSRDFVVDFYKHAIPAESVARAIAFAIEQPADVDINEIVLRPTVQEF; translated from the coding sequence ATGAGCAATAACATTTCTGGAAAAGTTGTCGTTATCACCGGTGCCAGTAGCGGCCTGGGTGAGGTTACTGCGCGCCACCTTGCTGCGCTTGGCGCTCGCGTAGTGCTGGCTGCACGTCGCAAAGATAAACTCGACGCATTGGTGGCTGAGCTGACCAATGCAGGTGGTCAGGCAATCGCGTATCAGACCGATGTTACCTCTCAGGAAGAGGTCAAAACGCTCATTCAAGGTGCCGTGGACACCTACGGTCGCATTGATGTACTGGTCAACAATGCCGGACTGATGGCGATTGCACCGCTCAGCGATGCTCGCACTGACGAGTGGGATCGCATGATCGATATCAACATCAAGGGTCTGCTGTACGGAGTCGCGGCTGCATTGCCAGTCTTCCAGAAACAAAACAGTGGTCACTTCATCAACATCGCATCGGTTGCAGGCCTGAAGGTGTTTAGCCCAGGTGGCACCGTGTACAGCGGCACCAAGTTTGCTGTGCGGGCTATCTCCGAAGGACTGCGTCACGAAGTCGGTGGCAGCATCCGCACCACGACTATCGAACCGGGCGCCGTGGACTCCGAACTGAAATTCGGCAGCACCCACCAACAGAGCCGCGATTTCGTGGTGGACTTCTACAAGCATGCAATTCCCGCCGAATCGGTCGCTCGAGCTATCGCCTTCGCAATTGAGCAGCCTGCTGACGTGGATATTAACGAGATCGTTCTGCGCCCAACCGTGCAGGAATTCTAA
- a CDS encoding antibiotic biosynthesis monooxygenase: MTTPLTLVATLVAKAGSEDELQQTLQDLQGPSRAEADCIQYDFHKDAEQPRTFHMVEQWRDEAALTAHEATPHFQAALPVIERAAEKFSVMKMYRVS; the protein is encoded by the coding sequence ATGACCACCCCACTCACACTGGTTGCCACATTGGTCGCCAAGGCCGGCTCCGAAGATGAGCTCCAGCAGACGCTGCAGGATCTGCAAGGCCCAAGTCGCGCCGAAGCGGACTGCATCCAATACGACTTTCATAAAGATGCAGAACAGCCTCGCACCTTCCATATGGTTGAGCAGTGGCGAGACGAAGCGGCGCTGACTGCGCACGAGGCCACCCCGCATTTCCAGGCAGCGCTGCCGGTTATCGAGCGCGCCGCCGAAAAATTCTCCGTCATGAAAATGTACCGCGTCTCCTGA
- a CDS encoding sulfurtransferase, which translates to MSRISICELAEWQAADRAFTLLDVRRTSVRLADAEEIPDAHWRDPEAVFTWKDQVSRDRPVIVYCAKGREISQGIAATLEAMGLDARFLIDGFAGWYGAGRPTRSISR; encoded by the coding sequence ATGAGCAGAATCTCGATATGCGAACTGGCGGAATGGCAGGCAGCAGATCGGGCGTTCACTTTGCTGGATGTGCGCCGTACGAGCGTGCGGCTTGCCGATGCCGAAGAAATTCCCGACGCACACTGGCGTGATCCCGAGGCTGTCTTCACCTGGAAAGATCAGGTTTCACGGGACAGGCCAGTGATTGTCTATTGCGCCAAGGGGCGTGAAATCAGCCAGGGCATCGCCGCCACATTGGAGGCCATGGGCCTGGATGCTCGCTTCTTGATCGATGGCTTTGCTGGCTGGTACGGCGCTGGCCGGCCCACCCGTAGCATATCGAGGTAG
- a CDS encoding NADH:flavin oxidoreductase/NADH oxidase — protein MSALFQPFTLKDVTLRNRIAIPPMCMYSSNDGLINEWHSVHYASLARGGAGLVIVEATAVAPEGRITPGCAGIWNDELAQAFVPVVQSIKAAGSVPGLQIAHAGRKASANRPWEGDDHIAEDDARGWQTIAPSAIAFGGHLAKQPQAMTLEDIARVREDFVAAARRARDAGFEWLELHFAHGYLAQSFLSEHSNHRDDAYGGSFDNRSRFLLETLAAVREVWPEHLPLTARLGVIEYDGRDEQTLTEAIELTRRFKDGGLDLLSVSIGFTIAETNIPWAPGFMGEVAQRVKREAGIPVASAWGFGTPSVAEEAVKSGHLDLAMIGRAHLANPNWSYLAAQELGVERASWTLPAPYAHWLERYK, from the coding sequence ATGTCTGCGCTGTTCCAACCCTTCACGCTTAAAGACGTCACGCTTCGCAACCGTATTGCGATTCCCCCTATGTGCATGTACTCGTCAAACGATGGCCTGATCAACGAGTGGCACAGTGTTCACTACGCCTCCCTTGCGCGTGGCGGGGCGGGGTTGGTGATTGTCGAAGCAACCGCTGTAGCGCCAGAAGGGCGGATCACTCCTGGCTGTGCGGGTATTTGGAACGATGAGCTGGCCCAGGCCTTCGTACCGGTGGTGCAGTCGATCAAGGCAGCCGGCTCGGTCCCCGGCCTGCAGATCGCCCACGCCGGTCGCAAGGCAAGCGCAAACCGTCCATGGGAAGGCGATGACCACATCGCTGAAGATGACGCCCGTGGCTGGCAGACCATCGCTCCATCGGCCATAGCTTTTGGCGGTCACCTGGCCAAGCAGCCGCAAGCCATGACGCTGGAAGACATTGCCCGTGTGCGTGAGGATTTCGTCGCAGCCGCTCGCCGTGCGCGTGACGCTGGCTTCGAGTGGCTGGAGCTGCATTTCGCCCATGGTTATCTGGCCCAGTCGTTCCTTTCCGAACACTCCAACCATCGCGATGACGCCTACGGCGGCAGTTTCGACAACCGTAGCCGCTTCCTGCTTGAAACGCTGGCGGCTGTTCGTGAGGTTTGGCCGGAGCACCTGCCGCTAACCGCTCGTCTAGGGGTTATCGAATACGACGGCCGGGACGAACAGACGCTGACCGAGGCTATCGAACTGACACGTCGCTTCAAAGATGGTGGCCTGGATCTGCTGAGCGTCAGCATTGGTTTCACCATCGCTGAAACCAACATTCCCTGGGCGCCTGGCTTCATGGGCGAAGTTGCCCAGCGCGTGAAGCGTGAGGCGGGGATACCAGTGGCTTCGGCATGGGGCTTCGGCACGCCAAGCGTTGCCGAAGAAGCGGTCAAGAGCGGTCACCTGGACTTGGCGATGATTGGGCGAGCACATCTGGCCAATCCAAATTGGTCCTATCTTGCCGCCCAAGAGCTGGGCGTAGAGCGTGCGTCCTGGACCTTGCCGGCTCCCTATGCCCACTGGCTTGAACGCTACAAGTGA
- a CDS encoding chromate resistance protein — protein sequence MNSWLSLIIALPTANATERMRAWRALKSSGAAVLRDGVYLLPDTPACREALEAVERDVLGSNGTAFLLPINDPQGERFIELFDRSEDYAKLRVEIEACQAQLTSDNALTSTKQVRKLRKAFAQLAAIDFFPAAARKQTDTALKTLETAISRALSRDEPSSQDQPIEQLDRRDYQGRLWATRKRPWVDRLASAWLIRRCIDPRARILWLDTPNDCPADALGFDFDGATFSHVGSRVTFETLQASFALVEPGLSRIAALVHYLDVGGVQPAEAVGIERVLAGLRETILNDDQLLTAACAIFDGLLAAFVKEETPDE from the coding sequence ATGAATAGTTGGCTATCTCTGATCATCGCCTTGCCGACCGCTAACGCCACAGAGCGGATGCGTGCCTGGCGTGCCCTCAAGAGCAGTGGCGCAGCGGTACTGCGCGATGGTGTCTATTTGCTGCCTGATACTCCCGCCTGCCGGGAAGCGTTGGAAGCTGTTGAGCGCGACGTGCTGGGTAGCAATGGCACGGCCTTTCTGTTGCCCATCAATGATCCGCAAGGCGAGCGCTTTATCGAGTTGTTCGACCGTAGCGAGGACTACGCCAAGCTGCGCGTCGAGATCGAGGCGTGCCAGGCTCAACTGACTTCGGATAACGCCCTCACTAGCACCAAGCAGGTACGCAAGCTGCGCAAGGCATTTGCGCAGCTTGCGGCCATCGACTTCTTCCCTGCGGCAGCGCGGAAACAGACCGACACGGCCCTCAAAACACTTGAAACGGCCATCAGTCGGGCACTTTCGCGGGATGAGCCGAGCAGTCAGGATCAGCCTATCGAACAGCTGGATCGCCGCGACTACCAGGGCCGCCTCTGGGCTACGCGCAAGCGGCCCTGGGTCGACCGCCTGGCCAGTGCCTGGCTGATTCGGCGCTGCATCGATCCGAGAGCCCGCATTCTCTGGTTGGACACACCGAATGATTGCCCTGCTGACGCGCTGGGCTTCGATTTCGACGGTGCGACCTTTAGCCATGTCGGCAGTCGCGTCACCTTCGAAACCCTGCAAGCCAGCTTTGCACTGGTCGAGCCAGGCCTAAGCCGCATCGCGGCTCTGGTGCATTACCTGGATGTCGGTGGCGTTCAACCCGCTGAGGCTGTTGGCATCGAGCGTGTATTGGCCGGGCTGCGCGAAACCATCCTCAATGACGACCAGTTGCTAACGGCTGCTTGCGCCATCTTCGATGGGTTGCTGGCGGCATTTGTGAAAGAAGAGACCCCTGATGAATGA